A stretch of the uncultured Desulfobacter sp. genome encodes the following:
- a CDS encoding DUF1059 domain-containing protein, whose protein sequence is MSRFYIDCRDYPGDIKCSVTLSANSKAELLEAVIEHGTRVHGYKDTPEFREKIVKEFKEGSPPA, encoded by the coding sequence ATGTCACGTTTTTATATTGATTGTCGGGACTATCCAGGAGATATAAAATGCTCAGTTACTCTTTCTGCGAACTCAAAAGCAGAGTTATTGGAAGCGGTTATTGAACATGGTACAAGGGTTCACGGATATAAAGATACCCCCGAATTTAGAGAAAAAATCGTCAAAGAATTTAAGGAGGGGTCACCCCCTGCCTAA
- a CDS encoding molybdopterin-binding protein yields MKKKPHPQHPPFKTVPVQDACGMTIAHDMTEIVPDKSKGVAFKRGHRVQAGDICRLMRMGKNNLYVLDLDETQVHEDEAVFELASALAGPGVEFSATPKEGKLELYASYPGLFRVNVGALTEFNMFNDVMCASIHTNTAVNKGDSLAATRAIPLVIDRDNLDRATAFAKSAYPIFSVSMFNPLKIRLAIIGNEVYDGLVQDRFQAIVEEKTARLGAQVLEVNILPDDREKITAQIRAYMDKETDLIITTGGMSVDPDDVTKESIEAVGFDEVHYSAAVLPGAMFLLGYTPKTTIMGLPACGLYHRTTIFDLILPRVMAGERPGKRELASLCHGGLCRNCPSCRFPDCSFGKSS; encoded by the coding sequence ATGAAAAAAAAACCACACCCACAACACCCGCCTTTTAAAACCGTTCCCGTCCAGGATGCCTGCGGTATGACCATTGCCCATGACATGACTGAAATCGTTCCCGATAAATCCAAAGGTGTAGCCTTCAAACGGGGACACCGGGTCCAGGCCGGCGACATATGTCGGCTTATGCGCATGGGAAAAAACAATCTCTATGTGCTGGATCTTGATGAGACCCAGGTACATGAGGATGAGGCGGTGTTTGAGCTTGCATCGGCCCTGGCCGGACCGGGGGTTGAATTTTCCGCCACACCCAAAGAAGGCAAACTGGAGCTATATGCGTCATATCCAGGTCTGTTCCGGGTAAATGTGGGCGCATTAACGGAATTCAACATGTTCAACGATGTCATGTGTGCCAGTATCCATACCAATACGGCCGTAAACAAAGGCGACAGCCTGGCCGCCACCCGGGCCATCCCCCTGGTCATTGACCGGGACAACTTAGACCGGGCCACGGCCTTTGCCAAATCCGCCTACCCAATTTTCAGCGTTTCAATGTTCAACCCGTTGAAAATCCGTCTGGCCATCATCGGCAATGAAGTGTATGACGGTTTGGTCCAGGACCGCTTCCAGGCCATTGTGGAAGAAAAAACTGCCCGGCTTGGGGCCCAGGTGCTTGAGGTAAATATCCTGCCCGATGACCGGGAGAAGATCACCGCCCAAATCAGGGCTTACATGGACAAAGAGACGGATCTGATCATCACCACCGGCGGCATGTCCGTGGACCCCGATGATGTCACCAAAGAATCCATTGAGGCCGTGGGGTTTGATGAAGTCCACTACTCAGCCGCTGTACTGCCAGGCGCCATGTTTCTTTTAGGCTATACCCCCAAAACCACCATCATGGGGCTGCCGGCCTGCGGCTTGTACCACCGCACCACTATATTTGACCTGATCCTTCCCCGGGTCATGGCCGGCGAGCGTCCCGGCAAACGCGAACTGGCAAGCCTTTGCCACGGCGGGCTGTGCCGGAATTGTCCCAGCTGCCGTTTTCCGGACTGCTCTTTTGGGAAAAGCAGCTGA
- a CDS encoding ISNCY family transposase (programmed frameshift): MTFGQTPIDQIKIDMRARDEIPKLLLGLQHIFCHKTLRQKVFEILETIVPEHVNSKNGRPGMDLWKILVMGTIRLNCNWDYDKLQEIVNNHKTIRQMLGHGLMDDDDMYALQTLKDNVQLLTPEILDEINTLIVKEGHKLLVKKKTRLLMGRCDSFVVETDVHYPTDINLLFDAIRKTIQSAAVICQSLGMSMWRQSEYNIRTFKKLFRQAQRLKHSTSKDEQKKTKRAQLIVEAHRSYIEAAEQFIQKANLTVETIGSSNPICVAQIKKLIEYIDHAILQVDLIQRRVIQGEKIPHAEKVFSIFEPHTEWISKGKAGVPQELGLRVCIVEDKYGLTLHHQVMEKETDDKVTVPIINTVQNKFNNLRGCSFDKGFYSPANKKELKGMLDILVLPKKGKRNKTELEEETADVFIQHRRKHSAVESAINGLENHGLDRCPDSGILGFKRYVSLSVLARNLQIIGHYIQQKELKKLQRTDRRKAA, encoded by the exons ATGACATTCGGGCAGACTCCCATCGACCAGATCAAAATTGACATGAGAGCCAGAGATGAAATTCCCAAGCTCCTTTTAGGGCTCCAGCACATTTTTTGCCATAAAACGCTTCGTCAGAAAGTTTTCGAAATTCTCGAAACCATAGTCCCAGAGCATGTTAATTCAAAAAATGGGCGACCCGGAATGGATCTATGGAAAATTCTTGTGATGGGAACAATTCGGCTCAACTGCAACTGGGATTATGATAAACTTCAAGAAATCGTCAATAATCACAAGACAATAAGACAGATGCTTGGTCACGGGTTGATGGACGATGATGACATGTATGCGCTCCAAACCTTGAAGGACAATGTTCAGCTTTTAACCCCTGAGATTCTTGATGAAATCAATACGTTGATTGTCAAAGAAGGACACAAGCTACTGGTAAAAAAAAAGACCAGGT TATTAATGGGAAGGTGTGACTCTTTTGTTGTTGAAACCGATGTTCACTATCCCACAGACATTAATCTGCTTTTTGATGCTATCAGGAAAACGATTCAGAGTGCCGCAGTTATATGCCAGAGCCTGGGAATGAGTATGTGGAGACAATCAGAATATAATATCAGGACATTTAAAAAACTGTTTCGCCAAGCTCAGCGATTAAAACATTCCACTTCAAAAGATGAACAGAAAAAGACCAAAAGGGCTCAACTGATTGTTGAAGCCCACAGATCATATATCGAAGCTGCTGAACAATTCATTCAAAAGGCGAATTTGACCGTTGAAACCATTGGCTCATCTAATCCGATATGCGTAGCGCAGATAAAAAAACTGATAGAATATATCGACCATGCAATCCTACAAGTGGATCTGATTCAGCGGCGTGTTATTCAGGGTGAAAAGATACCACATGCCGAAAAGGTCTTTTCTATATTTGAACCCCATACGGAATGGATTTCAAAGGGGAAGGCCGGTGTCCCCCAGGAATTGGGTCTGCGGGTTTGCATTGTAGAGGATAAATATGGCCTCACACTGCACCATCAAGTGATGGAGAAAGAAACCGATGATAAGGTAACCGTTCCCATTATTAATACGGTTCAAAATAAATTTAACAACCTCAGGGGATGCAGCTTTGATAAAGGCTTTTATAGTCCCGCTAATAAAAAGGAGCTGAAAGGGATGTTGGATATTTTGGTGCTCCCTAAAAAGGGAAAACGGAACAAAACTGAACTGGAAGAGGAAACAGCAGATGTTTTCATCCAGCACCGAAGAAAACACTCTGCAGTGGAATCAGCAATCAATGGTCTGGAAAACCATGGTTTAGACCGGTGTCCGGATAGTGGTATCCTTGGATTTAAACGATATGTCAGTCTTTCGGTTTTGGCAAGGAACCTCCAGATCATCG
- a CDS encoding ATP-binding protein codes for MIAPYLPMVVIDITGSFAMVVLSLLCCYKARILRETDQDNALFLYLVWISTGFMIFGVSRSVGHILRQFLILISHTDTWHTIASFSGSVNTVSFMLVSLITLFFNQSWKINEKILTSRKKLEAAHGQLLSLNQNLEQKVMERTEMLTSSEHKARRIFEYSLDTILVTDANFKIQEINNAGITLTGYKKEEMLEQNMGLMDFIAHAQDWNHILTQLSTNEYVLNEECDIINADKMEIRVMITGGVDYGAFGCAKTFHFIIKDINEKKQMEQQIAQADKLAALGELSAGVAHEINNPLGIILGYTQLMLKEESGFEEDLRTIEKHVKNCKEVVSNLLSFSRKGSGEMERVDIHNMLDGVVNFLGSHSDFRKVKIQLNLWKNGSLWVKGNAQELTQVVLNLMINACHAIKDNPDGFIELVTQKENTQILIHVKDNGTGIAKQHKPKIFDPFFTTKPVGQGTGLGLSVGYGIIRHHQGEIMAANRKSRGAKFTIRLPLINPNSDEE; via the coding sequence ATGATTGCCCCCTATCTGCCCATGGTGGTGATAGATATCACAGGCTCATTTGCCATGGTGGTACTCTCCCTTCTATGCTGCTACAAGGCCAGAATTTTAAGGGAAACCGACCAGGACAACGCACTGTTTCTTTATCTTGTCTGGATCTCCACAGGATTTATGATCTTTGGGGTATCACGATCTGTTGGCCATATCCTGCGGCAATTTCTGATTTTAATTTCCCATACCGACACCTGGCACACGATTGCCAGCTTTTCCGGCAGCGTGAATACGGTATCGTTCATGCTGGTAAGCCTGATCACCCTGTTTTTCAACCAGAGCTGGAAGATAAACGAAAAAATACTGACATCCAGAAAGAAACTGGAAGCCGCCCATGGCCAACTTTTAAGCTTAAACCAGAACCTGGAGCAAAAGGTGATGGAACGTACGGAGATGCTCACAAGTTCCGAGCATAAGGCCCGGCGCATTTTTGAATATTCTTTGGACACCATTCTGGTTACCGACGCCAATTTTAAAATCCAGGAGATCAATAATGCCGGCATCACCTTGACCGGATATAAAAAAGAAGAGATGCTGGAACAGAATATGGGACTGATGGATTTTATCGCCCATGCCCAAGATTGGAATCACATATTAACTCAGTTGAGCACCAATGAATATGTCCTCAACGAAGAGTGCGATATTATAAACGCTGATAAAATGGAGATCCGGGTGATGATCACCGGCGGTGTCGATTACGGCGCCTTCGGATGCGCCAAAACCTTTCATTTCATCATCAAGGATATCAATGAAAAAAAACAGATGGAACAGCAGATCGCACAGGCCGACAAATTAGCGGCATTAGGCGAACTGTCCGCAGGTGTGGCCCATGAAATCAACAACCCGCTGGGCATCATTCTTGGCTACACCCAGCTGATGCTCAAAGAAGAATCCGGCTTTGAAGAAGATCTTAGAACCATTGAAAAGCACGTAAAAAACTGCAAGGAAGTTGTCAGCAACCTGCTCTCCTTTTCCAGGAAAGGCTCCGGGGAAATGGAACGTGTGGATATCCACAACATGCTGGACGGGGTGGTCAATTTTTTAGGAAGCCATTCCGATTTCAGAAAAGTGAAAATTCAACTTAACCTGTGGAAAAATGGATCCCTCTGGGTGAAAGGCAATGCCCAGGAACTGACCCAGGTGGTTTTAAACTTGATGATAAACGCGTGTCACGCCATTAAAGACAATCCTGACGGTTTTATAGAACTTGTCACCCAAAAAGAGAATACCCAGATACTCATTCATGTCAAGGATAACGGCACCGGCATTGCCAAACAGCATAAGCCTAAAATTTTCGATCCCTTTTTCACCACCAAACCCGTGGGCCAGGGCACAGGATTGGGCCTTTCGGTGGGATACGGCATTATCCGTCACCACCAGGGGGAGATCATGGCCGCCAACCGCAAAAGCCGGGGGGCAAAGTTCACCATCCGCCTGCCCCTTATTAACCCCAACAGCGATGAGGAATAA
- a CDS encoding sigma-54 dependent transcriptional regulator has product MKTPNILVVDDEKDMTRLLQRTLEPELNCRVTMAFSGEMALNILGMADTAFDLVISDIRMPGMDGFDLLEQLKQKYPDLTVVMLTAYGNIESAVAAIKKGAYDFIAKPFEQDEIIFKIRKALERSQLIFENRRLQKACRPESLPLIGQSPAMQKVFDKIALVADSDVTVLITGESGTGKDLTARSIHASSPRKNKPYIPINCPTIPEHILESELFGYKKGAFTNAYRDKTGLFQEADHGTIFLDEIGDVGPSIQTKLLRVIQEKEVKPLGDTRVDHVDVRIITSTNQDLQQKIKDKEFREDFFYRLSVITIELPPLRDRVTDIPLLCDHLLAKNCEKLNKPAKHLSENVMDLFMKHPWQGNVRELENVLVQGILYATSDIIRLADIPIDKNTANECLGTDIDADMSQLTYKEAKETTLTRFNHNYIGAMLSMTKGNITQAAKRCAMDRQALQQIMKRYAIDPEKFRNKPS; this is encoded by the coding sequence ATGAAGACACCCAACATCCTTGTGGTGGATGATGAAAAGGACATGACCCGTCTGCTCCAGCGAACCCTTGAACCGGAACTGAACTGCCGGGTGACCATGGCGTTTTCCGGTGAAATGGCCTTGAATATCCTTGGCATGGCAGACACGGCCTTTGACCTTGTCATCAGTGACATCCGCATGCCTGGAATGGATGGATTTGACCTTCTTGAGCAATTGAAGCAAAAATATCCGGATCTTACGGTAGTCATGCTCACCGCCTACGGCAATATTGAATCTGCCGTGGCTGCCATTAAAAAAGGGGCGTACGACTTTATTGCCAAGCCCTTTGAGCAGGACGAAATCATCTTTAAAATCCGCAAAGCCCTGGAACGCAGCCAACTGATATTCGAAAACCGGCGACTCCAGAAGGCCTGCCGGCCCGAGTCGTTGCCCCTGATCGGGCAAAGCCCTGCCATGCAAAAAGTGTTTGACAAAATAGCACTGGTCGCAGACTCGGATGTCACGGTCCTGATCACCGGGGAATCTGGGACGGGCAAAGATTTGACGGCAAGATCCATTCATGCCTCAAGCCCCAGGAAAAACAAACCCTACATTCCCATCAACTGCCCCACTATCCCCGAGCACATCCTTGAAAGTGAATTATTCGGGTATAAAAAAGGGGCATTCACCAATGCCTACCGGGACAAAACAGGACTTTTCCAGGAAGCCGACCACGGCACCATTTTCCTGGATGAAATCGGAGATGTCGGCCCCAGCATCCAAACCAAGCTTTTAAGGGTGATTCAGGAAAAGGAAGTCAAACCTTTGGGCGACACCCGGGTGGACCATGTGGATGTCAGGATTATCACCTCCACCAACCAGGATCTGCAGCAGAAAATCAAGGACAAGGAGTTCAGGGAAGATTTTTTCTATCGGCTTTCGGTGATCACCATTGAATTGCCGCCGTTAAGGGACCGAGTTACGGATATCCCACTGTTGTGCGATCACCTTTTGGCCAAAAACTGTGAAAAGTTAAACAAACCGGCCAAACATTTGTCTGAAAATGTGATGGATCTCTTCATGAAGCACCCTTGGCAGGGCAATGTCAGAGAGCTTGAAAATGTACTTGTCCAGGGGATTCTCTATGCAACATCAGATATCATCCGCCTGGCCGATATCCCCATCGACAAAAATACGGCCAATGAATGCCTGGGCACGGACATTGATGCCGATATGAGCCAGCTGACTTATAAGGAGGCCAAGGAAACCACCCTGACCCGGTTTAATCACAACTACATTGGCGCCATGCTCTCCATGACCAAAGGCAATATCACCCAGGCAGCCAAACGCTGCGCCATGGATCGTCAGGCCCTTCAGCAGATCATGAAACGGTATGCCATTGATCCGGAAAAATTCCGAAACAAACCGTCCTAA